One genomic window of Eptesicus fuscus isolate TK198812 chromosome 6, DD_ASM_mEF_20220401, whole genome shotgun sequence includes the following:
- the SF3A2 gene encoding splicing factor 3A subunit 2, whose translation MDFQHRPGGKTGSGGVASSSESNRDRRERLRQLALETIDINKDPYFMKNHLGSYECKLCLTLHNNEGSYLAHTQGKKHQTNLARRAAKEAKEAPAQPAPEKVKVEVKKFVKIGRPGYKVTKQRDTEMGQQSLLFQIDYPEIADGIMPRHRFMSAYEQRIEPPDRRWQYLLMAAEPYETIAFKVPSREIDKAEGKFWTHWNRETKQFFLQFHFKMEKPPAPPSLPAGPPGVKRPPPPLMNGLPPRPPLPESLPPPPPGGLPLPPMPPSGPTPAGPPGPPQLPPPAPGVHPPAPVVHPPTSGVHPPAPGVHPPAPVVHPPTSGVHPPAPGVHPPAPGVHPPAPGVHPPPSAGVHPQAPGVHPQASSVHPQAPGVHPAPGMHPQPPGVHPPPPGVHPPAPGVHPQPPGVHPSNPGVHPPAPMPPMMRPPLPSEGPGNIPPPPPAN comes from the exons TTTCATGAAGAACCACCTGGGCTCATACGAATGCAAGCTGTGCCTGACACTCCACAACAATGAG GGGAGCTACCTCGCGCACACCCAGGGGAAAAAGCACCAGACCAACTT GGCCCGGCGAGCAGCCAAGGAGGCTAAGGAGGCCCCCGCCCAGCCAGCACCAGAGAAGGTCAAGGTAGAAGTGAAGAAGTTTGTGAAGATCGGCCGCCCGGGCTATAAAG tgaccAAGCAGAGGGACACAGAGATGGGCCAGCAGAGCCTCCTCTTCCAG ATCGACTATCCTGAGATCGCTGACGGTATCATGCCTCGCCACCGCTTCATGTCTGCCTACGAGCAGAGGATCGAGCCCCCAGACAGGCGCTGGCAGTACCTGCTGATGGCTGCTGAGCCCTACGAGACCATTGCCTTCAAG gtGCCAAGCAGAGAGATTGACAAGGCTGAGGGCAAGTTTTGGACTCACTGGAACCGGGAAACCAAGCAG ttcttccTTCAGTTCCACTTTAAGATGGAAAAGCCTCCAGCCCCGCCAAGCCTCCCCGCTGGGCCTCCTGGGGTGAAGCGACCACCACCCCCTCTGATGAATGGCCTGCCCCCACGGCCACCACTGCCTGAGTCTttgcctccacccccaccaggaggcctgcctctgccccccatGCCACCCAGTGGGCCTACACCTGCAGGGCCCCCGggccctccccagctgcccccgccAGCTCCTGGAGTCCACCCTCCAGCACCAGTGGTCCACCCTCCAACATCTGGGGTCCACCCTCCAGCTCCTGGGGTCCATCCCCCAGCACCAGTGGTCCACCCACCAACATCTGGGGTTCATCCCCCTGCTCCCGGGGTtcaccctccagccccaggagtCCATCCTCCAGCCCCAGGTGTCCACCCTCCCCCATCTGCTGGAGTtcacccccaggccccaggggtaCACCCACAAGCTTCTTCAGtccacccccaggccccaggggtaCACCCAGCCCCGGGGATGCACCCCCAGCCACCTGGGGTacacccccctcctccaggggtTCATCCTCCAGCTCCTGGGGTTCACCCCCAGCCTCCTGGAGTTCATCCCTCCAATCCCGGGGTCCATCCCCCGGCTCCCATGCCCCCAATGATGAGACCCCCGCTGCCCTCCGAGGGCCCTGGAAAcattccaccccctcccccagccaactGA